Proteins co-encoded in one Chthoniobacterales bacterium genomic window:
- a CDS encoding endonuclease/exonuclease/phosphatase family protein: MASYNVHGCVGTDGRRSEARIAEVIASLDVDIVGLQELDLNRRRSAGVDQSALIAEKLGWKYHFHPAMRREEEQYGDAILSRYPTNLRHAAALPCAAPFYCREPRGAIWVEAATPLGKVHVFNTHLGLGRRERLIQARLLAGPGWLAEVPAGEAVVALGDLNSRPGSSPHRHLMAVLGNHHAPSPATCPASFPSWWPVLALDYVLVNDALRIEEAIAVRNAVAVRASDHLPVRATLMAAHAGCGSG; encoded by the coding sequence GTGGCCAGCTACAACGTGCATGGCTGCGTGGGAACGGACGGTCGCCGGTCAGAGGCGCGCATCGCCGAGGTCATCGCGTCGCTCGACGTGGATATCGTCGGCCTGCAGGAACTCGACCTCAATCGCCGCCGCTCCGCGGGCGTGGACCAGTCGGCGCTGATCGCGGAAAAGCTCGGCTGGAAGTATCACTTTCATCCCGCGATGCGACGCGAGGAGGAGCAATACGGCGACGCGATTTTGAGTCGCTATCCGACGAACCTGCGGCATGCGGCAGCGTTGCCTTGCGCCGCACCATTCTATTGTCGGGAACCGCGAGGGGCGATCTGGGTGGAAGCCGCCACTCCGCTTGGCAAGGTGCACGTCTTCAACACCCACTTGGGCCTTGGCCGGCGGGAGCGGCTGATCCAGGCGCGATTGCTGGCCGGGCCGGGTTGGCTTGCGGAAGTCCCGGCGGGCGAGGCAGTCGTCGCGCTCGGAGATCTCAACAGCCGTCCGGGATCCTCGCCGCACAGACATTTGATGGCCGTGCTGGGAAACCACCATGCGCCGTCGCCGGCGACTTGTCCCGCCAGCTTTCCGTCTTGGTGGCCTGTGCTCGCGCTCGACTATGTTCTCGTCAACGACGCGCTCAGAATCGAAGAAGCCATCGCGGTCCGAAACGCAGTGGCGGTGCGGGCATCCGATCATCTTCCCGTAAGAGCCACGCTCATGGCGGCCCACGCTGGATGCGGGTCAGGATGA
- a CDS encoding phospholipase D-like domain-containing protein codes for MKSTPEAARGEITCALFDHLVAYFNDARTADPQSVDLRFLPHGITGSTLFLSLAGTQRPIACCNAILVRKVKRKPSSSLTWPRLLGVAVGSGAATLFIARNFFETERKIRHRIHADYGVNDEVFERVMGQLMGPPLVPGNEVTILQNGDEIFPAMLEAIRAAKRTITFENFLWHEGRVANAFAEALAERARAGVNVHMLQDAFGCSGLHARAMNTLRNSPVELELFRWSWLGRVNFRTHRKLLVVDGRVGFLGGTCISDAWEGDGVTSGRWRDTHYRVEGPAVAQLQQAFLDNWMQTRAQVLHGEKFFPKPEPKGTLRAQAFKSSASEGADGARLMFLLSIAAARKSVRIANAFFIPDDLCRRTLIEARDRGVEVDVIAPGEENDAPLSRLAGRSRWRPLLESGVRLWEYQPARFHCKYMIVDDSWCSVGSTNLDHRSLRLNEEANLNVLDRDFAARHTRIFEEDLGRSRPITLEDWRQRPWTERAAGNLAALARTQM; via the coding sequence GTGAAATCCACCCCGGAGGCAGCCCGAGGCGAGATCACGTGCGCGTTGTTCGATCATCTCGTCGCTTATTTCAACGATGCCCGCACGGCCGATCCCCAGTCGGTTGATCTCAGATTCCTGCCTCATGGCATTACGGGTTCGACCCTGTTCCTGTCATTGGCCGGCACGCAACGGCCGATCGCCTGCTGCAACGCGATCCTTGTTCGGAAAGTGAAGCGAAAACCCTCCTCCTCTCTCACCTGGCCCAGGCTGTTAGGCGTGGCTGTCGGGAGCGGCGCGGCAACTCTGTTCATCGCCCGGAACTTCTTCGAAACCGAAAGGAAGATCCGTCATCGCATCCATGCGGATTACGGGGTGAACGATGAGGTGTTCGAGCGGGTGATGGGACAATTGATGGGGCCTCCCCTGGTGCCAGGCAACGAGGTGACGATTCTTCAGAATGGAGACGAGATTTTCCCGGCGATGCTGGAAGCGATTCGCGCAGCCAAACGGACAATTACTTTTGAGAATTTCCTCTGGCACGAGGGTCGCGTGGCCAATGCCTTCGCCGAAGCGCTGGCAGAGCGGGCCCGGGCCGGAGTGAACGTGCATATGCTCCAGGATGCTTTCGGATGCAGCGGACTGCACGCCCGGGCAATGAACACGCTGCGGAACTCGCCGGTCGAACTCGAGCTGTTCAGATGGTCCTGGCTCGGCCGGGTCAATTTCCGCACGCACCGCAAGCTCCTCGTGGTGGATGGCCGGGTCGGCTTTCTGGGCGGAACATGCATCTCGGATGCCTGGGAAGGCGATGGCGTGACCTCCGGCCGGTGGCGCGACACGCACTATCGAGTCGAAGGTCCGGCTGTCGCGCAGCTGCAGCAGGCGTTTCTGGACAACTGGATGCAGACACGGGCGCAGGTGCTGCACGGAGAGAAATTTTTCCCGAAGCCGGAACCAAAAGGAACCTTGCGGGCGCAGGCGTTCAAGAGTTCGGCGTCGGAGGGCGCCGACGGGGCCCGGCTGATGTTCCTTCTCTCCATCGCCGCGGCACGAAAGAGCGTTCGCATCGCCAATGCCTTTTTCATTCCCGACGACCTTTGTCGGCGGACTTTGATCGAGGCGCGGGACCGCGGTGTGGAAGTGGATGTGATCGCGCCGGGTGAAGAGAACGACGCCCCTCTTTCCCGGCTTGCAGGGCGCTCCCGCTGGCGCCCTCTGCTCGAGAGCGGAGTGCGTTTGTGGGAATACCAGCCCGCGCGTTTCCACTGCAAATACATGATCGTGGACGATTCCTGGTGCTCGGTCGGCTCGACGAACCTCGACCACCGCTCGCTGCGACTCAACGAGGAGGCCAACCTCAACGTTCTCGATCGCGATTTTGCAGCCAGGCACACCCGAATCTTCGAGGAAGACCTCGGCCGCAGCCGCCCGATCACGCTCGAGGACTGGCGCCAGCGCCCGTGGACGGAAAGAGCGGCGGGAAATCTGGCGGCGCTCGCGCGCACACAAATGTGA
- a CDS encoding DHA2 family efflux MFS transporter permease subunit codes for MTERPAVNPWLVTVVISMATFMEVLDTSVANVSLSHIAGGLASSVDEANWVLTTYLVANAIMMPISGWLGTIIGLKRYFMICVALFTVSSFLCGIAPSLDALIFFRVLQGVGGAGMAPVVQAMLADIFPPEKRGSAFAVYGLAVVFAPAIGPTLGGWITDNYSWHWIFLINIPVGVISLVFTWALVREPEAAIAERERVIKDRNFRVDWPGFALTVLGIGCLEMFVDRGEREDWFSSNFIVTMAIVSAVSLIALVIWELRHRNPMVDIGLLKVPSFLAAFISMFALGFVLFGSTALLPQVLQSLLGYTSQQSGMALTAGGIVMIVMMPLVGGVFVRKFQARYLVVAGLLMEAASLFHMGRTFNLGLSFDDAVWARVYQTVGLAFLFIPIMQSAYLRLPPGKNANASALINLARNLGGSVGIALTSTFVTQRTQFHQSRLGEHVSAYDVETQNVLQQLSSTFSAHGGNGHDQALGAIYAMVQRQTGMLSYVEVFYLLGVGVLLIVPLAFLLPKNDPHARAGPDAGAH; via the coding sequence ATGACGGAGCGTCCCGCCGTCAATCCGTGGCTCGTCACCGTCGTCATTTCCATGGCGACGTTCATGGAGGTGCTCGACACCTCCGTGGCGAATGTCTCGCTCAGCCACATTGCCGGCGGGCTCGCCTCCAGCGTGGACGAGGCGAACTGGGTGCTCACCACCTATCTCGTCGCGAATGCCATCATGATGCCGATCAGCGGCTGGCTCGGCACCATCATCGGATTGAAGCGCTATTTCATGATCTGCGTGGCGCTCTTCACGGTCAGCTCGTTCCTGTGCGGCATCGCGCCCAGCCTCGACGCGCTCATCTTCTTCCGCGTGCTCCAGGGCGTCGGCGGCGCGGGCATGGCGCCCGTCGTGCAGGCCATGCTGGCGGATATTTTTCCACCCGAGAAACGCGGCTCCGCCTTCGCCGTATATGGCCTCGCCGTCGTGTTCGCCCCGGCCATCGGCCCCACGCTCGGCGGCTGGATCACCGACAACTACAGCTGGCACTGGATCTTTCTCATCAACATCCCCGTCGGCGTGATCTCGCTCGTCTTCACCTGGGCGCTCGTCCGCGAACCCGAGGCCGCCATCGCCGAGCGGGAGCGCGTGATCAAGGACCGGAATTTCCGCGTCGACTGGCCGGGTTTTGCGCTCACCGTGCTCGGCATCGGGTGCCTCGAGATGTTCGTCGATCGCGGCGAACGCGAGGACTGGTTCTCGTCGAATTTCATCGTGACGATGGCGATCGTTTCCGCGGTCTCGCTCATTGCGCTGGTCATCTGGGAGCTGCGCCATCGGAATCCCATGGTCGACATCGGCCTGCTCAAGGTGCCGAGCTTTCTCGCGGCCTTCATCTCGATGTTCGCGCTCGGTTTCGTGCTCTTCGGCAGCACTGCCCTCCTGCCGCAGGTGCTCCAGAGCCTGCTCGGCTACACGTCGCAGCAATCGGGCATGGCGCTCACCGCCGGCGGCATCGTGATGATCGTGATGATGCCGCTCGTCGGCGGCGTCTTCGTGCGAAAATTTCAGGCCCGCTACCTCGTCGTCGCCGGCCTGCTGATGGAAGCGGCCTCGCTCTTCCACATGGGCCGCACGTTCAACCTCGGCCTGTCGTTCGACGACGCCGTATGGGCGCGCGTTTACCAGACCGTCGGCCTCGCGTTTCTCTTCATTCCCATCATGCAAAGCGCCTACCTGCGCCTGCCCCCGGGGAAAAACGCCAACGCTTCCGCGCTCATCAATCTCGCCCGTAATCTCGGCGGCAGCGTCGGCATCGCCCTCACGAGCACCTTTGTCACGCAGCGCACGCAGTTCCATCAATCGCGCCTCGGCGAGCACGTCTCCGCCTACGACGTGGAAACGCAGAACGTCCTTCAACAACTCAGCTCGACCTTCTCCGCGCACGGCGGCAACGGCCACGACCAGGCGCTCGGCGCGATCTACGCAATGGTGCAGCGCCAGACGGGCATGCTCTCCTACGTCGAAGTCTTCTACCTGCTGGGCGTCGGCGTGCTGCTCATCGTGCCGCTCGCGTTCCTGCTGCCGAAAAACGATCCGCACGCCAGGGCCGGCCCCGACGCCGGAGCCCACTGA
- a CDS encoding HlyD family secretion protein, whose translation MSTSSKLADATEIPVAAEPTQKSAAEKEKRASSQRRFILIGLAVVMVVGGIAFYLVHRGKESTDDAFLDAHIIQISPQIAERVNHVAVADNQFVKKGDLLVELDSQNEIVLLETAKANLASSEAKLVQAQAQLEAATSDLAQSRADVKEAQATADNAAKDLTRNKELRQSGAIAQREFDTSQTQALSSKAAYDSKRQSALSAEAQVRVAGAQVKAAEASVVQAQAIMDSAELRLSYTKIFAPADGRVTRKNVEPGSYVQTGAALLAVVPPETWVIANFKETQLDEMRPGQPVDIRIDAYPSLDLHGRVESIQSGTGSRFSLLPSENATGNFVKVVQRVPVKIVFTDLPKDAPEFSPGMSVVPTVHVDQPGRAQ comes from the coding sequence ATGAGCACGTCCTCGAAGCTCGCTGACGCCACCGAAATCCCCGTCGCCGCCGAGCCGACCCAAAAGTCCGCCGCCGAGAAGGAAAAACGCGCCAGCTCCCAGCGCCGCTTCATCCTGATCGGCCTCGCCGTCGTCATGGTCGTGGGCGGAATCGCGTTTTACCTCGTCCACCGCGGCAAGGAATCCACCGACGACGCCTTCCTCGACGCGCACATCATCCAGATCAGCCCGCAGATTGCGGAACGCGTGAACCACGTCGCCGTTGCGGACAATCAGTTCGTGAAGAAAGGCGACCTTCTCGTGGAACTCGATTCGCAGAACGAGATCGTCCTGCTCGAGACCGCAAAGGCCAACCTTGCCTCGTCCGAGGCGAAGCTCGTGCAGGCGCAGGCTCAGCTCGAGGCGGCGACCTCCGACCTCGCGCAATCGCGCGCCGACGTGAAGGAAGCGCAGGCCACGGCCGACAACGCCGCGAAGGATCTCACCCGCAACAAAGAGCTGAGGCAAAGCGGCGCGATTGCCCAGCGCGAGTTCGACACCTCGCAGACTCAGGCGCTTTCCTCGAAGGCCGCCTACGACAGCAAGCGGCAGAGCGCCCTCTCCGCCGAGGCGCAGGTCCGTGTCGCCGGCGCGCAGGTCAAGGCCGCCGAGGCCTCCGTCGTGCAGGCGCAGGCAATCATGGATTCGGCCGAACTCCGTCTGTCCTACACGAAGATTTTTGCCCCGGCCGACGGTCGCGTGACGCGCAAGAATGTCGAACCCGGCAGCTATGTGCAGACCGGCGCCGCGTTGCTCGCGGTCGTCCCGCCCGAGACGTGGGTGATCGCGAATTTCAAGGAAACGCAGCTCGACGAGATGCGTCCCGGCCAGCCCGTGGACATTCGCATCGACGCCTATCCATCGCTCGATCTGCACGGTCGCGTGGAGAGCATCCAGTCCGGCACGGGCTCGCGGTTCAGCCTGCTCCCATCGGAAAACGCCACCGGCAATTTTGTGAAGGTCGTCCAGCGCGTTCCCGTGAAGATCGTGTTCACCGACCTGCCGAAGGACGCGCCCGAGTTTTCGCCCGGAATGTCCGTCGTGCCGACCGTGCACGTCGACCAGCCGGGCCGCGCGCAGTAA
- a CDS encoding CerR family C-terminal domain-containing protein, whose translation MDSEDNSPRARLLDAAGEVFADRGYDGATIREITRRAGVNVAAVNYYFRDKDELYAATLRHAHTSACLLPYEAETTMTAEERLHLFVENLLRRFLDPLRPRWHGQLMAREMAQPTRIFGELIEEAFRPKCQWLQRALRDLCGDRFDEQTLNFVATSILGQCTFYRQNRHVIQRLFPGLLAPDDLIPRLSRHITDFSLAAVRNMNPTSIHEHVLEAR comes from the coding sequence ATGGACTCTGAAGACAACAGCCCACGCGCCCGCTTATTGGATGCGGCAGGAGAAGTCTTTGCCGACCGCGGCTACGATGGCGCGACGATTCGCGAGATCACGCGACGGGCGGGGGTCAACGTCGCCGCGGTGAACTACTACTTCCGCGACAAGGACGAACTCTACGCCGCGACCCTGCGCCACGCGCATACCTCCGCCTGCCTCCTTCCCTACGAAGCCGAGACAACCATGACCGCGGAGGAACGCCTGCACCTGTTCGTCGAGAATCTGCTCCGGCGTTTTCTCGATCCGCTGCGACCACGCTGGCACGGGCAGCTGATGGCGCGGGAAATGGCGCAGCCGACGCGCATTTTCGGCGAGCTCATCGAAGAAGCGTTTCGTCCCAAATGCCAGTGGCTCCAGCGCGCTCTACGGGATCTCTGCGGCGATCGTTTCGACGAACAGACTCTCAACTTCGTGGCAACGAGCATCCTCGGTCAGTGCACCTTCTACCGCCAGAATCGCCACGTCATTCAACGTCTCTTCCCCGGGCTGCTCGCCCCCGACGACCTCATCCCGCGCCTCTCACGCCACATCACCGATTTCTCCCTCGCCGCCGTTCGCAACATGAACCCGACTTCCATCCATGAGCACGTCCTCGAAGCTCGCTGA
- a CDS encoding MBL fold metallo-hydrolase yields the protein MQSALAISGNGRDWHLVNASPDVARQLESFVRPRVAQDAAARRSPVGRVFLTNADLDHVLGLFQLREGGCLPTTAPSAVRASLERGLAMDRMLGAYAGIEWSLATEDWSAVDGSGLEVRAVPLSGGGAPRYDAGAEVEGQSIGYLFRRGAVTIGVFPDVARIDAPLREALAACDRVWFDGTFWAEDEMLALTGRMASAMGHVSIGGEDGSLAVLASLGEGRAAYLHINNTNPILRPDSDERRAVELAGVRIAEDGEHFVVSRHVPR from the coding sequence TTGCAAAGTGCGCTCGCGATTTCCGGCAACGGGCGTGACTGGCATCTGGTGAACGCGTCGCCGGACGTCGCGCGACAGCTGGAGAGCTTCGTTCGCCCCCGGGTCGCGCAGGATGCCGCCGCGCGGCGATCGCCGGTCGGCCGCGTGTTCCTGACCAACGCCGACCTCGATCACGTGCTCGGCCTTTTTCAGTTGCGCGAGGGTGGATGCCTGCCGACGACGGCCCCGTCGGCGGTGCGCGCCAGCCTGGAGCGAGGACTGGCGATGGACCGGATGCTGGGCGCCTATGCGGGCATCGAATGGTCGCTGGCGACGGAGGACTGGAGCGCGGTGGATGGATCCGGACTCGAGGTGCGAGCGGTCCCGCTCAGCGGGGGCGGCGCGCCGCGTTACGATGCCGGCGCGGAGGTCGAGGGGCAGTCGATCGGGTATCTGTTTCGGCGCGGTGCGGTGACGATCGGCGTATTTCCGGACGTCGCGCGAATCGATGCGCCCCTGCGTGAGGCGCTGGCGGCATGCGACCGAGTGTGGTTCGACGGCACGTTCTGGGCAGAGGACGAGATGCTCGCGTTGACGGGGCGCATGGCCTCCGCGATGGGCCATGTGTCGATCGGCGGGGAGGATGGCAGCCTTGCCGTGCTGGCCAGCCTCGGCGAAGGGCGCGCGGCTTACCTCCACATCAACAATACCAACCCCATTTTGCGGCCGGATTCGGACGAGCGACGGGCGGTGGAATTGGCCGGCGTTCGGATTGCCGAGGACGGGGAACATTTCGTAGTCTCACGGCATGTCCCCCGATGA
- the pqqC gene encoding pyrroloquinoline-quinone synthase PqqC, which translates to MSPDEFLAALRAVGESGYHHRHPFHVRMNAGELSPEEIRCWAANRFYYQRNIPLKDAAILSNCPERDVRRIWRHRLADHDGGDEAPGGIEAWLRLAEGCGLKRESVLAGESLRPGVRFAVDAYVTFARTQPWPVAIASSLTELFAPDLMAERLAAFRKHYTWVPDWAFAYFQSRVTQARTDSEEALALTLRWCDSPDLQRRAVDALRFKCDVLWSMLDAIAADES; encoded by the coding sequence ATGTCCCCCGATGAGTTTCTGGCCGCGTTGCGCGCGGTCGGGGAGAGCGGTTATCACCATCGGCATCCGTTTCATGTGCGGATGAATGCCGGGGAACTCTCGCCGGAGGAAATTCGGTGTTGGGCGGCGAATCGCTTTTATTATCAACGAAATATCCCGCTGAAGGATGCCGCGATCCTGAGCAACTGCCCGGAGCGCGATGTGCGCCGCATCTGGCGGCACCGCTTGGCCGACCATGACGGCGGAGACGAAGCCCCGGGGGGCATCGAGGCATGGCTGCGGCTTGCGGAAGGCTGCGGATTGAAGCGGGAGAGCGTGCTGGCGGGCGAGAGCCTGCGGCCGGGAGTGCGGTTCGCCGTAGATGCCTACGTGACCTTTGCGCGCACGCAGCCGTGGCCGGTGGCGATCGCCTCCTCGCTCACGGAGCTGTTTGCGCCGGATTTGATGGCGGAGCGGCTGGCGGCTTTTCGCAAGCATTACACCTGGGTGCCGGACTGGGCCTTCGCCTATTTCCAGAGCCGCGTCACGCAGGCCCGGACGGATTCCGAGGAGGCGCTCGCGCTCACGCTGCGGTGGTGCGATTCGCCGGACCTCCAGCGGCGCGCGGTGGATGCGCTGCGGTTCAAGTGCGACGTGCTGTGGTCCATGCTCGATGCGATTGCTGCCGATGAATCCTGA
- the pqqD gene encoding pyrroloquinoline quinone biosynthesis peptide chaperone PqqD, with protein sequence MNPESTSPRLAPHVRHQLDRITGAPILLHPEGAVELSETADAIVRLCDGQRRIDEILGTLAAEYDAPPEALRDDVIACLAGLRERGLLA encoded by the coding sequence ATGAATCCTGAATCCACGTCCCCCCGGCTCGCGCCGCATGTGCGGCATCAGCTCGACCGCATTACCGGCGCGCCGATACTGCTGCATCCGGAAGGCGCGGTGGAGCTTAGCGAAACCGCCGATGCAATCGTGCGGCTCTGCGACGGACAACGCCGAATCGACGAGATCCTCGGGACGCTCGCCGCGGAATACGACGCGCCGCCAGAGGCGCTGCGGGACGACGTGATCGCCTGCCTTGCGGGATTGCGCGAAAGGGGGCTGCTCGCATGA
- the pqqE gene encoding pyrroloquinoline quinone biosynthesis protein PqqE, with product MNGPRPYGLLAELTHRCPLGCPYCSNPVELAARAEELPAEAWVRVLAQAAQLGVVQVGFSGGEPLLYNDLPRLVSAARAEGMYSNLITSGIGLDRERVRELRGEGLDTVQISFQADEAGLADEIGGAKGHQRKLAAAREVVAAGLPLGLNVVLHRRNIDRLEAIIELAESLGAMRLELANTQFYGWAWRNRAALLPTREQVRHAEQTASRQTARLAGRMQIVYVLPDYYERRPKPCLHGWGSRSITVNPRGDVLPCQAANAIPDLAFENVRTHSLAWIWRESEAFNRFRGTEWMDEPCRSCPERERDFGGCRCQAALLAGDAARTDPVCELSPDRPLVDALLAEARQPDGSPWTYRG from the coding sequence ATGAACGGGCCGCGCCCCTACGGATTGCTGGCGGAGCTCACCCACCGTTGCCCGCTGGGATGTCCGTATTGCTCGAACCCCGTCGAGCTGGCGGCGCGTGCCGAGGAATTGCCCGCCGAGGCCTGGGTGCGGGTGCTCGCGCAGGCCGCGCAGCTCGGCGTCGTGCAGGTCGGCTTCTCCGGCGGCGAGCCGCTTCTCTACAACGATTTGCCTCGCCTGGTCTCCGCCGCCCGGGCGGAGGGCATGTATTCGAACCTGATCACGAGTGGGATCGGCCTCGATCGCGAGCGGGTGCGGGAACTGCGCGGGGAAGGGCTGGATACCGTGCAGATCAGCTTCCAGGCCGACGAGGCCGGGCTGGCCGACGAGATTGGCGGCGCGAAGGGGCACCAGCGCAAGCTCGCGGCGGCGCGCGAGGTCGTCGCGGCCGGCCTTCCGCTCGGGCTGAATGTCGTCCTGCATCGCCGGAATATCGACCGACTGGAAGCCATCATCGAACTTGCCGAATCTCTCGGCGCGATGCGGCTCGAGCTCGCGAACACCCAGTTCTACGGCTGGGCCTGGCGCAATCGCGCCGCGCTGCTGCCCACGCGCGAACAGGTCCGCCATGCGGAACAGACGGCCAGCCGGCAGACGGCGCGACTCGCGGGGCGGATGCAGATCGTCTACGTGCTGCCCGATTATTACGAGCGCCGGCCGAAGCCCTGCCTGCACGGCTGGGGATCGCGTTCGATCACCGTGAACCCTCGCGGCGACGTGCTTCCCTGCCAGGCGGCGAATGCCATTCCCGATCTTGCCTTCGAGAACGTTCGCACCCACAGCCTCGCGTGGATCTGGCGCGAGAGCGAAGCGTTCAATCGGTTCCGGGGCACCGAGTGGATGGACGAACCCTGCCGGAGTTGCCCGGAGCGAGAACGGGATTTCGGCGGCTGTCGCTGTCAGGCGGCACTCCTCGCGGGGGATGCCGCCCGCACGGATCCCGTCTGCGAACTTTCGCCGGATCGTCCGCTGGTGGATGCCCTGCTGGCCGAGGCGAGGCAGCCGGATGGAAGCCCCTGGACCTACCGCGGTTAA
- a CDS encoding aldehyde dehydrogenase family protein, which translates to MKAKRLSVLKTYKLFIGGAFPRSESGRVRPALGADGVTVLGNYAHASRKDFRDAVVKARAAQPKWAGVSAYLRGQILYRAAEVLECRRAELEGELARATGAGAADEVTAAIDLLVHYAGWTDRYGPLFSAVNPVASPHFNFTFPEPTGVVCAVAPDAPSLLALVGLIAPVILSGNTVIVLASERHPLAAVTFAEILATCDLPGGVVNILTGLRAELAPQFAEHMDVNAVIDGSGDAATAKTLEAGSALNLKRFADHFLTAKEWKTAPGNPYWILDTVEMKTAWHPMGV; encoded by the coding sequence GTGAAAGCCAAGCGCCTCTCCGTTCTCAAGACTTACAAACTCTTTATCGGGGGTGCCTTTCCCCGCAGCGAAAGCGGCCGGGTGCGACCGGCCCTCGGCGCCGACGGCGTGACCGTTCTCGGCAACTACGCCCACGCCTCGCGCAAGGATTTCCGCGACGCCGTCGTGAAAGCCCGCGCCGCGCAGCCGAAATGGGCCGGTGTCAGCGCCTATCTCCGCGGCCAGATTCTCTACCGCGCCGCCGAGGTGCTCGAATGCCGGCGCGCCGAACTCGAGGGGGAACTCGCCCGCGCCACCGGCGCTGGGGCGGCCGACGAAGTGACCGCCGCCATCGATCTTCTCGTCCACTATGCCGGCTGGACCGACAGATACGGCCCGCTCTTCTCGGCGGTGAATCCCGTCGCCTCGCCGCATTTCAATTTCACCTTCCCCGAGCCAACCGGCGTCGTCTGCGCGGTCGCGCCGGATGCGCCCTCGCTGCTGGCCCTCGTCGGCCTCATCGCGCCGGTCATCCTCTCCGGAAACACGGTCATCGTGCTCGCCTCCGAGCGCCATCCGCTGGCCGCGGTGACGTTTGCCGAGATCCTCGCGACCTGCGACCTGCCCGGCGGCGTGGTGAATATTCTCACCGGTCTCCGGGCCGAACTCGCCCCGCAGTTCGCCGAGCACATGGACGTCAATGCCGTGATCGACGGCTCCGGCGATGCCGCCACGGCAAAGACGCTGGAGGCCGGCAGCGCGCTGAACCTCAAGCGATTCGCCGATCACTTCCTGACCGCGAAGGAGTGGAAAACCGCCCCGGGAAATCCCTACTGGATCCTCGATACCGTGGAGATGAAGACCGCCTGGCATCCCATGGGAGTCTAG